From a region of the Sander lucioperca isolate FBNREF2018 chromosome 8, SLUC_FBN_1.2, whole genome shotgun sequence genome:
- the il1rl1 gene encoding interleukin-1 receptor type 1 isoform X1, producing the protein MDTSRLLFLIFMVITTSECSGTAEPKCEVLTIMKPSYTLLEGEAFYYEPDGDSFDENIIWYKNETENIPTDKNETVHYHGEALIFLNLLPENSGNYTALEKESSGKCYKYNVEVNVVKSSHMKNFLNGAIANSNTDKKIPCPDYVEKPCTKLNGKYTWNKDNKTLQGHHEAVLWIHNANKVDEGIYTCICTWTYYGKEYNSSASREMKCEEEKAYRELEIISPKDKEQLADEGVGIKLNCSVFCGTTKISDCSASWSGINQNNGYNQITKTVTENPSRNTISTAILTIEKVSAKDFKTEFKCIGDGRYQQVSAILTLRRRESIIPLVIGAVCVLFFVVLAAILVKRFAIDLTLFFRSYFPLSSYNKDGRVYDAYVVYHMQSMDNATEDALFQFVTKILPSVLEEKCGYRLFIHGRDDIPGEDRLELVEERMKQSRRLMVILTPGSGSELQSTDQRPASPQNSVIGGFDWQVGLHHALFQREMSVILVQLGDTGPQGYTHLPAGLQHLILKSAPIKWPEGSRGAATWNSRFWKRVRYLMPAIPAIKCPQSSII; encoded by the exons GGACAGCCGAGCCCAAATGCGAAGTCTTGACCATCATGAAGCCGTCATACACCCTGTTGGAAGGGGAGGCATTTTATTACGAGCCTGATGGAGACAGTTTTGATGAAAATATCATATGGTACAAAAATGAGACTGAGAATATCCCCACTGACAAGAACGAGACTGTACATTACCATGGCGAAGCACTCATTTTCTTAAACCTCCTCCCTGAGAACTCTGGCAATTACACTGCCTT GGAAAAAGAATCATCAGGAAAGTGTTACAAATATAATGTGGAAGTTAACGTTGTCAAATCAAGCCATATGAAGAACTTCCTCAACGGAGCAATCGCTAActcaaacactgacaaaaagaTCCCATGTCCAGATTATGTCGAGAAACCATGTACAAAGTTGAACGGAAAATACACGTGGAACAAG GACAACAAAACCCTTCAAGGTCACCATGAAGCTGTTCTTTGGATTCATAATGCTAACAAAGTTGACGAGGGCATCTACACGTGCATTTGTACCTGGACATACTACGGCAAGGAGTACAACTCGTCAGCCTCCAGGGAGATGAAGTGTGAAG AAGAAAAGGCCTACCGTGAATTAGAGATCATCTCTCCGAAGGACAAGGAGCAGTTGGCCGATGAAG GCGTTGGGATCAAGCTGAACTGCTCAGTTTTCTGTGGGACTACCAAGATAAGTGACTGCAGTGCTAGCTGGAGTGGAATCAACCAGAACAATGGATACAATCAAATCACCAAAAC CGTCACCGAGAACCCTTCAAGGAATACCATTTCCACTGCAATCCTGACCATCGAAAAAGTGTCTGCTAAAGATTTCAAGACTGAGTTTAAATGCATCGGCGACGGCAGGTACCAACAGGTGTCTGCCATTTTAACTCTTAGGCGGAGAG AGTCAATAATCCCACTAGTCATTGGAGCAGTGTGTGTGCTGTTCTTCGTTGTGTTGGCCGCCATACTGGTCAAGCGCTTTGCTATCGACCTCACTCTCTTCTTCAGATCCTACTTCCCATTAAGCAGTTACAATAAAG ATGGGAGGGTGTACGATGCCTACGTGGTCTACCACATGCAGAGCATGGACAATGCTACTGAGGATGCACTCTTTCAGTTCGTCACCAAGATTTTGCCCTCCGTCCTCGAGGAAAAATGCGGATATCGACTCTTTATCCACGGGAGGGATGACATACCCGGGGAAG ACCGTCTGGAGCTAGTGGAGGAGCGCATGAAGCAGAGCAGAAGGCTGATGGTCATCCTCACCCCGGGTTCAGGATCAGAGTTACAGAGCACAGACCAACGTCCTGCCTCGCCCCAAAACTCAGTGATAGGAGGGTTTGACTGGCAG GTGGGGCTCCACCATGCGTTGTTCCAGAGGGAAATGAGTGTGATTCTGGTCCAGCTGGGGGACACTGGGCCACAAGGATACACACACCTTCCTGCTGGCTTGCAGCACCTGATTCTCAAGAGCGCCCCTATCAAGTGGCCAGAAGGTTCGCGTGGCGCTGCCACATGGAACTCACGCTTCTGGAAGAGAGTGCGATACCTGATGCCTGCAATACCTGCAATAAAATGTCCACAGTCTTCTATTATTTGA
- the il1rl1 gene encoding interleukin-1 receptor-like 1 isoform X2, whose translation MDTSRLLFLIFMVITTSECSGTAEPKCEVLTIMKPSYTLLEGEAFYYEPDGDSFDENIIWYKNETENIPTDKNETVHYHGEALIFLNLLPENSGNYTALEKESSGKCYKYNVEVNVVKSSHMKNFLNGAIANSNTDKKIPCPDYVEKPCTKLNGKYTWNKDNKTLQGHHEAVLWIHNANKVDEGIYTCICTWTYYGKEYNSSASREMKCEEEKAYRELEIISPKDKEQLADEGVGIKLNCSVFCGTTKISDCSASWSGINQNNGYNQITKTVTENPSRNTISTAILTIEKVSAKDFKTEFKCIGDGRYQQVSAILTLRRRESIIPLVIGAVCVLFFVVLAAILVKRFAIDLTLFFRSYFPLSSYNKDGRVYDAYVVYHMQSMDNATEDALFQFVTKILPSVLEEKCGYRLFIHGRDDIPGEGSCTMKKPVLSLCSCAKLTPNFHRLRNG comes from the exons GGACAGCCGAGCCCAAATGCGAAGTCTTGACCATCATGAAGCCGTCATACACCCTGTTGGAAGGGGAGGCATTTTATTACGAGCCTGATGGAGACAGTTTTGATGAAAATATCATATGGTACAAAAATGAGACTGAGAATATCCCCACTGACAAGAACGAGACTGTACATTACCATGGCGAAGCACTCATTTTCTTAAACCTCCTCCCTGAGAACTCTGGCAATTACACTGCCTT GGAAAAAGAATCATCAGGAAAGTGTTACAAATATAATGTGGAAGTTAACGTTGTCAAATCAAGCCATATGAAGAACTTCCTCAACGGAGCAATCGCTAActcaaacactgacaaaaagaTCCCATGTCCAGATTATGTCGAGAAACCATGTACAAAGTTGAACGGAAAATACACGTGGAACAAG GACAACAAAACCCTTCAAGGTCACCATGAAGCTGTTCTTTGGATTCATAATGCTAACAAAGTTGACGAGGGCATCTACACGTGCATTTGTACCTGGACATACTACGGCAAGGAGTACAACTCGTCAGCCTCCAGGGAGATGAAGTGTGAAG AAGAAAAGGCCTACCGTGAATTAGAGATCATCTCTCCGAAGGACAAGGAGCAGTTGGCCGATGAAG GCGTTGGGATCAAGCTGAACTGCTCAGTTTTCTGTGGGACTACCAAGATAAGTGACTGCAGTGCTAGCTGGAGTGGAATCAACCAGAACAATGGATACAATCAAATCACCAAAAC CGTCACCGAGAACCCTTCAAGGAATACCATTTCCACTGCAATCCTGACCATCGAAAAAGTGTCTGCTAAAGATTTCAAGACTGAGTTTAAATGCATCGGCGACGGCAGGTACCAACAGGTGTCTGCCATTTTAACTCTTAGGCGGAGAG AGTCAATAATCCCACTAGTCATTGGAGCAGTGTGTGTGCTGTTCTTCGTTGTGTTGGCCGCCATACTGGTCAAGCGCTTTGCTATCGACCTCACTCTCTTCTTCAGATCCTACTTCCCATTAAGCAGTTACAATAAAG ATGGGAGGGTGTACGATGCCTACGTGGTCTACCACATGCAGAGCATGGACAATGCTACTGAGGATGCACTCTTTCAGTTCGTCACCAAGATTTTGCCCTCCGTCCTCGAGGAAAAATGCGGATATCGACTCTTTATCCACGGGAGGGATGACATACCCGGGGAAG GAAGCTGTACGATGAAGAAACCTGTCCTGAGTCTCTGTTCCTGTGCAAAACtcacccccaatttccaccggttgcggAACGGCTGA